One Phycisphaerae bacterium RAS2 DNA window includes the following coding sequences:
- the blaR1_2 gene encoding Regulatory protein BlaR1: MTSAMLTQSAEGWAMVDALGAWLLVASVQVGLLGATVAILDRVLMNRVWPQVRAAMWWMVLLALVVPPLFDSPISLWRQVDPAAELQEALQPAAVRSPGDIRIEDIFERAPQEVDPAGAPDRRLILRATVVVWLAGFLFLMTATGCRVSRERRRWLATPGKVPPAWLSLLANRVADRLGMRRSPRISVQRDAAGAAVVGLIRPTVILPATLLQKATHEQLEHVLMHEFAHVQRRDALASFACSLIHQLYWFHPVAWLARARLETLREICCDQAVVCALQDRDGSYRRTLLRLARSLVMPQAAPASLAFVHRHSQILSRLLHLQRPLPNRPRVVNASATALLAVLLLCCVPRVAPPSRPAESASAMRWDDLPGCFQLRYAVMRAMAEQSARAQSD; this comes from the coding sequence ATGACGAGCGCCATGCTCACGCAATCGGCGGAAGGCTGGGCGATGGTGGACGCGCTGGGGGCGTGGCTGCTTGTCGCGTCGGTGCAGGTCGGGTTGCTGGGCGCGACCGTCGCGATTCTCGATCGCGTTCTGATGAATCGCGTCTGGCCGCAGGTTCGCGCCGCGATGTGGTGGATGGTGCTGCTGGCGCTGGTCGTGCCGCCATTGTTTGATTCGCCGATCAGTCTCTGGCGGCAAGTCGATCCCGCGGCAGAGCTGCAAGAGGCACTTCAGCCAGCGGCGGTCCGATCACCCGGCGACATTCGAATCGAGGACATTTTTGAACGCGCGCCGCAAGAGGTTGACCCAGCCGGCGCGCCGGATCGTCGCCTGATTCTCCGCGCGACGGTTGTTGTGTGGCTGGCTGGATTTCTGTTTCTCATGACTGCAACAGGTTGCCGCGTGTCGCGCGAACGCCGGCGCTGGCTGGCAACACCCGGAAAAGTGCCGCCGGCCTGGTTAAGCCTGTTGGCAAACCGCGTGGCCGACCGATTGGGGATGCGCCGGTCGCCGCGAATCAGTGTGCAACGTGACGCGGCCGGCGCCGCGGTTGTCGGATTGATTCGCCCGACCGTGATCTTGCCGGCAACGTTGCTACAAAAGGCGACGCACGAGCAATTGGAGCACGTGCTGATGCACGAGTTTGCCCACGTACAACGGCGCGATGCCCTGGCCTCGTTTGCCTGCTCCTTGATCCATCAACTTTATTGGTTTCACCCCGTCGCCTGGCTCGCGCGGGCCCGCCTCGAAACGCTCCGCGAAATCTGCTGTGACCAGGCCGTCGTTTGCGCTTTACAAGATCGCGACGGCAGCTACCGTCGAACGCTGCTGCGACTGGCGCGCTCGCTCGTGATGCCGCAGGCCGCGCCCGCGTCGCTGGCGTTTGTCCATCGACACAGCCAGATCTTGTCGCGGCTGCTGCATCTTCAGCGGCCTCTTCCCAATCGCCCCCGCGTCGTTAACGCGTCGGCGACGGCCCTGCTCGCCGTGCTGCTGCTCTGCTGCGTTCCGCGCGTCGCCCCGCCAAGCCGACCGGCTGAATCGGCCTCCGCGATGAGGTGGG